TTATGTATGGATCAATAAATAAGGCATCCGCGTTAATTGCCTTTTTCAATTCAACAATCGCTACTTCATCATTCCTGCTTTCATAGGCTGTTTTACCAGCATTAAAATGTTTAATCGCTTTTTTGTTTTTGCTTTGAAATTCCTTTACCTGGGCAAATACACACATATTTAATGACAAGGCCATTATTAGTAACAGAGATGAAAACTTAAAAGCCATAATTTACTTTTTTTTGAAAACGAAAAACAATTCAATAAATTCTTAAAATCGCTACAATTTTATTTCAAAAGATTCGCCTTCAATAGCAGGAAGGGTTTTCTTAAACACTTTTTGTGCCTCCAACACAAGTGGCTCTACGTCCTTGTACCTTGCGGAATAGTGTCCGATAATAAGTTTTTTCACATTTGCTTTTGCCGCAATTGTTGCCGCCTGTTCAGCCGTACTATGAAAAGTTTCTTTTGCCCTTTGCACAAAATCCAGTGTAAAAGTAGCCTCATGGTACAATAAATCAACGTTTTTTATTTGTTCAATTATGGCTTCATTGTATGCTGTATCAGAACAATAGGCATAAGAACGGGCAGGAGGGGAATCGTAAGTGAATTCACCATTTGAAATTACCTTTCCCTGTGGGTCTATAAAATCTTTGCCTTCTCTTAAATTTCTAATATCCGTTATTGACAAGCCATATGCTGCTAATTTTTCTTTCTTCAGTTTCTTTAACCTGGGCTTTTCCCTAAAAAGAAAACCACAACAGGGAATTCTATGTTTTAAAATAATGGTTTCAACTGTAAAATAGGGATCATCAACCAGTAAAATACTTTTATCAAACTTTAAATAATTAAAATTAATTTGATAGTTAAGCCTGGTATCTGAGGCTTTCAACTGAAGGTTAATGATATTTTCTAAATCAGCATGGGCATGAATTGTGAGGCTATTTTTTCTTCCAAGTAAATGCATGGTAGAAAGCAATCCAATAAGCCCAAAGTAATGATCGCCATGCAAATGACTGATAAAAACATGGTTAATGCGTTGCATTTTAACTTTGTATTTTCTCAATTGCATTTGAGTTCCCTCCCCACAGTCAATCAAAAAAAATCGCTCAAGTATATTAAGCACTTGAGCGGTAGGGAATCTGTTTGAGGTTGGAGTGGCTGAACTGCAACCCAAAATTGTCAGTTCAAATTTCATAGTCTTTGGATGAATTTCCTATTCAAGATCGCGTTCTATTTCCTCCATAAAAAGTAAATCCATAGCCTCATTTAGAGTAGGAGTTATTTTAAGAATCGTATCAAGCTGCGAAATTGCAATTAATTTTTTTACTGAGCTTTGTAATCCTGTAACGATAAAAGTACCATTGGCATTCTTACACAAACGATTTCCTACCAAAATAGCACTCAATCCAGATGAATCACAATAACGTGTATCGCTAAGATCAAGAATTATATTTTTTTCTCCATTTGAATTAATAACCACTAATTCAGATTTTAAAATCGGAGATATGCTACTATCAAGTCTTTCTGCTGTTGATTTAATCAGCGTAAATTTTTCATTTTTGTCGTAAACAAAGCTCATAGTACCTATTTTATTTAAGCAAATTTAATTAAAAATAATTACATGGCAAACTCTTAAAATCATTGCTTGTAGCTGCTTGAGTCTATTTTACCTGCCAACAAATATAAAACTGCCATGCGCACTGCAACTCCATTCTCCACTTGGTCCAGAATAATTGATTGCTTTGAATCAGCAACATCACTGGTGATTTCAACCCCTCTGTTTATTGGACCTGGGTGCATAATTGTAATTTCTTTATTAAGACTATCAAGTAATTTTTTACTTACCCCATATTGCATGGTATATTCTCTTATTGATGGAAAAAATCTTATGTCCTGCCTTTCCATTTGTATGCGCAGCATGTTTGCAATATCACACCATTCCAATGCTTTTCTCAGATTATATTCCACCTTTACATTTAATTGCCCAATGTATTTTGGGATTAATGTTACAGGTCCGCAAACCATAACTTCTGCCCCCAATTTCTGAAGACAAAAAATATTAGAAAGTGCAACCCGAGAATGCATAACATCGCCAACTATTACAATCTTCTTACCAGCCACATCTCCATATTTTTCCCTTATTGAATATGCATCCAATAAGGCTTGGGTTGGATGCTCATGTGCCCCATCTCCTGCATTTATAATTTTTGCTTTTACGTTTTTGGAAAGAAATACTGCTGCTCCTGCATTGGGATGACGCATTACCACAATATCCACTTTCATTGCAAGGATATTATTTACCGTGTCTATAAGTGTTTCGCCCTTGCTTACCGAGGAGGAGGAGGATGCAAAATTTATAATATCAGCAGAGAGCCTTTTCTCTGCAAGTTCAAAAGATAATTTTGTTCGGGTTGAATTTTCAAAAAAAAGGTTTGCAATGGTAATGTCCCTTAAAGAAGGTACTTTCTTCATCGGGCGATTGATAATCTGTTTGAAATTATCGGCAGTTTCAAAAATAAGGTTAATGTCATCGGAAGTAATTTCTTTTATTCCCAAAAGATGATTAACACTTAATTTGCTCATATTTTATCTGTGTTTGGGGTATATAATAAAACTTTGTCTTCGCCTTCTAATTCCCTCCATTCTACTTTAACTTTTTCGGTGGAAATGGTATCTACTGTTTTTCCTATATAATTGGGTTGGATTGGTAAATCCCTGCTAAAGCGGCGGTCAATTAGCACTAAAAGTTCAACCTTTTCTGGTCTTCCAAAAGCAAGCAAGGCATCAAGGCCCGACCTTATTGTTCTGCCGGTAAAAAGAACATCATCCACAAGTATTACTTTTTTTTCCTCAATGATAAAATCCATTTGGGTTGAATTTGGAATTAACACCTCATCTCTTCTCCTGAAATCATCCCTGAAAAAAGTAACATCAAGGTTACCGCATTTTATGTCCTTAATGTTTAGTATTTTTTTTAATTCTTTATGGATTCTCAATGAAAGGTAAATTCCCCGAGGCTGCAAACCAACAATTACAGTGTTGGAAAAATCGTTGTGGTTCTCAATAAGCTGATAACAGAGCCTTTTTATGGTGAGTTCAAAGGAT
The sequence above is a segment of the Bacteroidota bacterium genome. Coding sequences within it:
- a CDS encoding aspartate carbamoyltransferase catalytic subunit, producing the protein MSKLSVNHLLGIKEITSDDINLIFETADNFKQIINRPMKKVPSLRDITIANLFFENSTRTKLSFELAEKRLSADIINFASSSSSVSKGETLIDTVNNILAMKVDIVVMRHPNAGAAVFLSKNVKAKIINAGDGAHEHPTQALLDAYSIREKYGDVAGKKIVIVGDVMHSRVALSNIFCLQKLGAEVMVCGPVTLIPKYIGQLNVKVEYNLRKALEWCDIANMLRIQMERQDIRFFPSIREYTMQYGVSKKLLDSLNKEITIMHPGPINRGVEITSDVADSKQSIILDQVENGVAVRMAVLYLLAGKIDSSSYKQ
- the pyrR gene encoding bifunctional pyr operon transcriptional regulator/uracil phosphoribosyltransferase PyrR, coding for MEPVVIINSKSFELTIKRLCYQLIENHNDFSNTVIVGLQPRGIYLSLRIHKELKKILNIKDIKCGNLDVTFFRDDFRRRDEVLIPNSTQMDFIIEEKKVILVDDVLFTGRTIRSGLDALLAFGRPEKVELLVLIDRRFSRDLPIQPNYIGKTVDTISTEKVKVEWRELEGEDKVLLYTPNTDKI
- a CDS encoding STAS domain-containing protein → MSFVYDKNEKFTLIKSTAERLDSSISPILKSELVVINSNGEKNIILDLSDTRYCDSSGLSAILVGNRLCKNANGTFIVTGLQSSVKKLIAISQLDTILKITPTLNEAMDLLFMEEIERDLE
- a CDS encoding ribonuclease Z, translated to MKFELTILGCSSATPTSNRFPTAQVLNILERFFLIDCGEGTQMQLRKYKVKMQRINHVFISHLHGDHYFGLIGLLSTMHLLGRKNSLTIHAHADLENIINLQLKASDTRLNYQINFNYLKFDKSILLVDDPYFTVETIILKHRIPCCGFLFREKPRLKKLKKEKLAAYGLSITDIRNLREGKDFIDPQGKVISNGEFTYDSPPARSYAYCSDTAYNEAIIEQIKNVDLLYHEATFTLDFVQRAKETFHSTAEQAATIAAKANVKKLIIGHYSARYKDVEPLVLEAQKVFKKTLPAIEGESFEIKL